TGGCAATCCGCCCCCCATTTGCCGTATAAGGCCGGCTTGGCCGCTTCGAGATACCAGTCGCAGAATTCATGCCATACAAACTGGTAGATCTCATTGGCCGCGGTGTTGAAGTGATATCCGTCAATGGCTTCCGCCATATTATGGGTCACCGTATTCAGGCGCGAGAGCATCCACCGGTCTGCCAGGGATAAAATCGCCGGATCAATGGGCCCGGGCTTTTCCGTCACGTGCATCAGGGTCAGCCGGGCGGCATTCCAGAGTTTGTTGATGAAATTCCGATATCCCTCGATCCGCTTTTCAGAAAGTTTGATGTCCCGGCCCTGGGCGGCAAAGGCGGCCAGGGTAAACCGCAGGGCATCGGTGCCGTATTCCTCGATGATGACCATCGGGTCAATGACATTGCCGGAGGATTTGCTCATTTTCTTGCCGCTTTCATCCCTTACCAGGGCATGGACATAAACATCTTTAAACGGCACCTCCTGCATAAAATGGCAGCCCATCATCATCATCCGGGCCACCCAGAAAAACAAAATATCGAACCCGGTCACCAGGACCGAGGTGGGATAAAAGGTTTGCAGTAATTTGGTCTGATCCGGCCACCCCATAGTGGAAAACGGCCACAGGGCGGAGCTGAACCACGTATCCAGCACATCGGAATCCGGTTCGAGCCGGTCGCTGTCGCAGGCCGGGCATATTTTGGGATCTTCAAACGCCACCGCCAGGTGGCCGCAGTCCGCGCATTTCCATGCCGGAATCGGATGCCCCCACCAGATCTGGCGGGAAATACACCAGTCCCGAATGTTTTCCATCCACTTGTAATAATCATTCTGCCATTTTTCCGGGACAATGCCGGTTTCGCCGTTTTTTACCGCATCAACGGCTTTTTCAGCCAGCGGCCGGGTCCTGACAAACCACTGTTTGGAAAGATTGGGCTCCACAAGGGTCTGGCAGCGGTAGCAGTGGCCGATGCTGTGCTTGTAATCCTCGACTTTTTTGAGCAGGCCCTGATCCTTAAGGTCCGCCACCACCCGGCGCCGGCATTCAAACCGATCCAGACCGGCATAGGCGGCACCGGCCGCCTCCGTCATGCGGCCGTCTTCGCCGATCACCTTAACAGTGGGCAGTTCATGGGTCTTTCCGATTTCAAAGTCATTGGGATCATGGGCCGGGGTGATCTTCAAGGCGCCTGTGCCAAAAGAGACGTCCACATAGGCGTCCGTTATCACCGGGATGTCCCGGTCAGTGAGGGGCAGCCTCACGCTTTTACCATGCAGATGCTGATACCGCCCATCTTCCGGATGAACGGCCACGGCCGTATCCCCCAGCATGGTCTCCGGCCGGGTGGTGGCCACGATAGGGCCGTCGCCGCCATCTGCCATCGGGTAATGGATATGGTAGATATGGCCGTCAGACTCCTCGTGCTCGACTTCAAGCTCCGCAAGCGCGGTCTGGCATCGCGGGCACCAGTTGATAATATAGTTGCCCCGGTAAATGAGGCCGGCTTCATAGAGCTCAACAAACACTTTGCGCACCGCCCGCGAAAGCCCCTCGTCCATGGTGAAGCGCTCCCGGTCCCAGTCGCAGGAGGCCCCCAGCCGTTTTAACTGATTGATAATCGCATCCCCGTATTTCCGGCGCCACTCCCATACGGCCTCGACAAATTTCTCCCGGCCGATCTGGTGCCGATCAATCCCCTTTTCCGCAAGGTTTCTCTCCACCACATTCTGGGTGGCAATGCCCGCATGGTCCGTGCCGGGCATCCAGAGCACATTGTCGCCGCGAAGGCGGCGGTACCGGCAGAGGATATCCTGCAGGGTAATATTCAGGGAATGCCCCATATGCAGCACACCGGTGACATTGGGGGGCGGAATGACAATGGAATACGGCTTCTTTGCGCTATCTTCGGACGCAGCGAACAATCCGTTATTTTCCCAGTATTCATACCATTTGGTTTCAACTTCCTCAGGCGCGTATCCTTTTTTCATTGCTTCTGCTTCCATTTTCAAAAATCCTGCGTGATGGACTCGTAAAAAGTCGATTCTGGGACGGCAAAGAAAAAAGTTCAAGATCGCGGCGCGCAAATCCCGAGGAATGCAGCGTACTGACTCGTACGTGAAATTCCGAGGGATGCAGCGCAACAAAGATATTGGACTTTTTGCGAAGCCGTCCTGCGTGGCACTAAAAAAATGGGGATTAATGCATAACCAACCCCCATTTCAAAAGTTAATTAAACCTAAATTGAGCGATTTTCAAGTTTGCCGCAGATACAAGGAAGATGCAGGCGAGCTATAGTGAACTATGCGAGGCTGCATCTGACGCAGTAGATGCGGTAAAATTGGAAATCCCGGAGGGTTTCAGAGTGTTAAAATATAAATTGGTATAATCCTTTACAAAATCATATTCTTAAAAATCT
The DNA window shown above is from Desulfobacterales bacterium and carries:
- a CDS encoding valine--tRNA ligase, coding for MEAEAMKKGYAPEEVETKWYEYWENNGLFAASEDSAKKPYSIVIPPPNVTGVLHMGHSLNITLQDILCRYRRLRGDNVLWMPGTDHAGIATQNVVERNLAEKGIDRHQIGREKFVEAVWEWRRKYGDAIINQLKRLGASCDWDRERFTMDEGLSRAVRKVFVELYEAGLIYRGNYIINWCPRCQTALAELEVEHEESDGHIYHIHYPMADGGDGPIVATTRPETMLGDTAVAVHPEDGRYQHLHGKSVRLPLTDRDIPVITDAYVDVSFGTGALKITPAHDPNDFEIGKTHELPTVKVIGEDGRMTEAAGAAYAGLDRFECRRRVVADLKDQGLLKKVEDYKHSIGHCYRCQTLVEPNLSKQWFVRTRPLAEKAVDAVKNGETGIVPEKWQNDYYKWMENIRDWCISRQIWWGHPIPAWKCADCGHLAVAFEDPKICPACDSDRLEPDSDVLDTWFSSALWPFSTMGWPDQTKLLQTFYPTSVLVTGFDILFFWVARMMMMGCHFMQEVPFKDVYVHALVRDESGKKMSKSSGNVIDPMVIIEEYGTDALRFTLAAFAAQGRDIKLSEKRIEGYRNFINKLWNAARLTLMHVTEKPGPIDPAILSLADRWMLSRLNTVTHNMAEAIDGYHFNTAANEIYQFVWHEFCDWYLEAAKPALYGKWGADCQKAALSVSWRVLHETLILLHAFIPFVTEEIWHLLPGTQGSIMEAVYPSDAPDFDQIKKDPAAEADMDLVIEIITGIRNIRGEMNIAPSLNLSVLVQTDNADHQSLIRGNQELIASLARLESLDAAPAGEKPKATATAIVADMVISVYLEGVIDFAKESQRLEKEIGKLDKELQALSKKLENENFISKAPAEVIEKARNQHSEYMGKKEKLKNNLHMIQTISQ